The Megalops cyprinoides isolate fMegCyp1 chromosome 9, fMegCyp1.pri, whole genome shotgun sequence genome has a window encoding:
- the clptm1 gene encoding cleft lip and palate transmembrane protein 1 homolog, which translates to MAAQENQATGQPILTNGEVSSNGAAGGDQTVQTAAAAQGPQQQQQQQQQQQPPPNAWQVIKGVLFRIFIIWAISSWFRRSPSTPDQSGPAGAPRVPSRNLFPKDTLMDLYIYISQNEAFSDFNDTEALFWYQRDLVYGDWTTGDAGDGCYEHYQELDIPEKVQQNGSLYIHVYFTKSGFHPDPKRKGQYRRLATVHASRMLNKFKRRKFLKTKNLLTGETEADPEMIKRAESHGPVEVISHWHPNLTINMVDDHTAWVKGSVPPPLDQHVKFDAVSGDYYPIVYFNDYWNLQKDYFPINETLQKLPLRLTYCPLSLWRWQLYAAQNAKSPWNFLTEDTYEQSDEDQDSVKVALLETNPYLLGLTIVVSIVHSIFEFLAFKNDIQFWNSRQSLEGLSVRSIFFGVFQSLVVLLYILDNETNFVVQVSVFIGLLIDFWKITKVMDVRLDRENRLAGIFPRIIFKDKSTYVQSSTKIYDDMAFRYLSWLLYPLFGCYAVYSLLYVEHKGWYSWVLSMMYGFLLTFGFITMTPQLFINYKMKSVAHLPWRMLTYKALNTFIDDLFAFVIKMPMMYRIGCLRDDVVFFIYLYQRWIYRVDPNRVNEFGTSGVDHAKDSSDRGVTGSEAAAITEKPEGEKKND; encoded by the exons ATGGCGGCGCAGGAGAACCAAGCTACTGGACAACCAATCCTAACCAACGGCGAg GTGAGCAGCAATGGAGCTGCAGGTGGAGACCAGACTGTCcagactgcagcagctgctcagggaccccagcagcagcagcaacaacagcagcagcagcagccgccaCCCAACGCGTGGCAGGTCATCAAGGGCGTCCTGTTCAG GATCTTCATTATCTGGGCGATCAGCAGCTGGTTCCGGCGGAGTCCGTCCACACCAGACCAGAGCGGCCCGGCCGGCGCCCCGCGGGTGCCCAGCCGAAACCTGTTCCCCAAGGACACCCTCATG GATCTATACATCTACATCTCCCAGAACGAAGCCTTCTCTGACTTCAACGACACAGAGGCGCTCTTCTGGTACCAGCGGGACCTGGTGTATGGAGACTGGACCACAGGGGACGCTGGGGACGGCTGCTATGAACACTACCAGGAGCTCGACATCCCagag AAGGTGCAGCAGAATGGATCCCTGTACATCCATGTCTACTTCACCAAGAGTGGGTTCCACCCAGACCCCAAACGCAAGGGCCAGTACCGCCGGCTGGCCACCGTGCACGCCTCTCGAA TGTTGAACAAGTTCAAACGCAGGAAGTTCCTGAAGACAAAGAACCTGCTGACAGGAGAGACGGAGGCCGACCCTGAAATGATCAAG CGTGCAGAGAGCCATGGCCCAGTGGAGGTCATTTCCCACTGGCACCCTAACCTCACCATCAACATGGTGGACGACCACACGGCCTGGGTGAAGGGATCTGTGCCCCCGCCCCTGGACCAGC ATGTAAAGTTTGATGCGGTAAGCGGAGACTACTACCCCATCGTGTACTTCAACGACTACTGGAACCTGCAGAAGGACTACTTCCCCATCAACGAGACGCTGCAGAAGCTGCCTCTGCGCCTGACCTACTGCCCGCTCTCTCTGTGGCGCTGGCAGCTGTACGCCGCCCAGAACGCCAAGTCCCCCTGGAACTTCCTGACCGAGGACACCTACGAGCAGTCCGACGAGGACCAGGACTCTGTCAAG GTGGCTCTGCTGGAGACTAATCCCTACTTGCTGGGCCTCACCATTGTGGTGTCCATCGTGCACAGCATATTCGAGTTCCTGGCCTTCAAGAATG ACATCCAGTTCTGGAACAGCCGGCAGTCCCTGGAGGGCCTCTCGGTGCGCTCCATCTTCTTCGGggtgttccagtccctggtggTGCTGCTCTACATCCTGGATAACGAGACCAACTTTGTGGTGCAGGTCAGCGTCTTCATCGGGCTGCTCATCGACTTCTGGAAGATCACCAAGGTCATGGACGTGAGG CTGGACAGAGAGAATAGACTGGCAGGAATATTCCCACGCATCATTTTCAAAGACAAGTCCACGTACGTCCAGTCCTCCACCAAAATCTACGACGAC ATGGCGTTCAGGTACCTCTCCTGGCTGCTCTACCCACTGTTTGGCTGCTATGCGGTCTACAGCTTATTGTATGTGGAACACAAAGGCTGGTACTCTTGGGTGCTGAGCATGATGTACGGCTTCTTGTTAACATTCG GCTTCATCACCATGACGCCGCAGCTCTTCATCAACTACAAGATGAAGTCGGTGGCCCACCTCCCGTGGAGGATGCTCACCTACAAGGCGCTGAACACCTTCATCGACGACCTGTTCGCCTTCGTCATCAAGATGCCCATGATGTACAGAATAGGGTGCCTCAGAGACG ATGTAGTGTTCTTCATTTACCTGTACCAGCGCTGGATCTACCGAGTGGATCCCAACCGTGTGAATGAGTTTGGCACCAGTGGAGTGGACCATGCCAAGGACAGTTCAGACAGGGGGGTGACAGGAAGCGAGGCTGCTGCCATCACAGAAAAGccagagggggagaaaaagaacGATTAA